A single genomic interval of Helianthus annuus cultivar XRQ/B chromosome 6, HanXRQr2.0-SUNRISE, whole genome shotgun sequence harbors:
- the LOC110865321 gene encoding fructose-1,6-bisphosphatase, chloroplastic has protein sequence MAATTSSNLLHFSSSHSISRLSPLKTTLFTCSKRRSGSASATATTGGIVRCMAVASEAESVKKTSSYQIMTLTNWLLKQEQSGVIDAELTIVLSSISMACKQIASLVQRASISNLTGVQGAVNVQGEDQKKLDVVSNEVFSNCLRSSGRTGIIASEEEDVPVAVEESYSGNYIVVFDPLDGSSNIDAAVSTGSIFGIYSPNDECLTDIGDDSALDSVEQRCIVNVCQPGNNLLAAGYCMYSSSVIFVLSIGTGVYAFTLDPMYGEFVLTQEKIQIPKSGKIYSFNEGNYQLWDDKLKKYMDDLKDPGPTGKPYSARYIGSLVGDFHRTLLYGGIYGYPRDKKSKNGKLRLLYECAPMSYLVEQAGGKGSDGHQRVLDIQPTEIHQRVPLYIGSAEEVEKLEKYLA, from the exons ATGGCAGCAACCACATCTTCAAACCTCCTTCACTTCTCAAGCTCCCACTCCATTTCACGTCTATCCCCACTCAAAACCACCCTCTTTACATGCTCTAAAAGACGGTCTGGTTCCGCCTCGGCCACCGCCACTACAGGAGGAATAGTACGATGCATGGCGGTGGCATCTGAGGCGGAATCCGTAAAGAAAACAAGTTCTTATCAAATAATGACATTAACAAACTGGTTGTTGAAGCAAGAGCAATCCGGAGTCATTGATGCTGAACTTACTATTGTGTTATCCAGCATTTCAATGGCTTGTAAACAGATTGCATCGTTGGTGCAACGTGCCAGCATCTCGAACCTCACCGGAGTCCAAGGAGCGGTGAATGTCCAGGGAGAGGATCAGAAGAAACTCGATGTTGTCTCCAATGAG GTGTTTTCGAATTGTTTGAGATCAAGTGGGCGAACCGGAATCATTGCGTCGGAAGAAGAGGATGTGCCGGTGGCGGTTGAAGAGAGTTACTCGGGTAACTACATTGTGGTGTTTGATCCTCTTGATGGGTCATCCAACATTGATGCTGCTGTTTCAACTGGTTCTATTTTTGGAATTTATAGCCCCAATGATGAGTGTCTTACTGATATTGGTGATGACTCTGCG CTAGACAGTGTGGAACAAAGGTGCATTGTCAATGTATGTCAACCCGGAAACAACCTCCTAGCAGCCGGTTACTGTATGTACTCAAGCTCCGTAATCTTCGTCCTCTCCATAGGAACTGGAGTTTATGCATTCACTTTAGACCCAATGTACGGCGAGTTTGTACTCACTCAAGAAAAGATTCAAATTCCGAAATCAGGAAAGATCTACTCATTTAACGAAGGAAACTACCAACTATGGGACGATAAGCTTAAGAAGTACATGGATGATCTAAAGGACCCCGGTCCTACAGGCAAGCCGTATTCGGCTAGGTATATTGGTAGTTTGGTTGGTGATTTTCATAGGACACTTTTGTATGGAGGGATTTATGGTTACCCGCGTGACAAAAAGAGCAAGAACGGGAAGCTTAGGCTGTTGTACGAGTGTGCACCGATGAGTTACCTTGTTGAACAAGCAGGTGGAAAGGGGTCGGATGGACATCAACGAGTGCTTGACATCCAGCCAACCGAG ATTCATCAGCGAGTTCCTTTATACATTGGGAGCGCAGAAGAAGTGGAAAAATTGGAAAAGTATTTGGCTTAA